Proteins from a single region of Deinococcus malanensis:
- a CDS encoding metallophosphoesterase family protein, whose product MRLAIIADIHGNADALGAVLADLRQHGADRLIVNGDVVNRGPDSVEVMETLLGQPGVSFSLGNHDDLLRLWEQRSETLPSDWFADPFWGATDWSARQLDRAGLLHVPADWPMALTVSHPELPDVRIAHGTADHYRESLSEKTPVDRVQALRSQGKNEAAVLVGSHIHRPAQATIDGTLVLNTGAVGAPANRDPRAQYLLLSVTAQGWVPELRAVPYDRQGVLRRFETSGLLRTGLSAQIFRDEVITARSLYTPFWQWTEEGDLPRTPSTWATFLQLFQ is encoded by the coding sequence ATGCGGCTGGCGATCATTGCAGACATTCATGGCAACGCCGACGCCCTGGGCGCCGTGCTGGCTGATCTCCGGCAGCACGGCGCTGACCGCCTGATCGTGAATGGCGATGTGGTCAACCGTGGACCGGATTCGGTCGAGGTCATGGAAACTCTCCTGGGGCAGCCGGGCGTGTCCTTCAGTCTGGGCAACCACGACGACCTCTTGCGCCTGTGGGAGCAGCGCAGCGAGACGCTGCCTTCAGACTGGTTCGCCGATCCCTTCTGGGGAGCCACCGACTGGAGTGCCCGTCAGCTGGACCGTGCAGGCTTGCTGCACGTGCCAGCAGACTGGCCGATGGCCCTGACCGTGTCTCACCCTGAGCTGCCCGACGTGCGGATCGCCCACGGCACGGCCGACCATTACCGCGAAAGCCTCAGTGAGAAGACCCCGGTGGACCGCGTTCAGGCTCTGCGGTCACAGGGGAAAAACGAAGCCGCAGTGCTGGTGGGTTCTCATATTCACCGCCCGGCGCAGGCTACGATCGACGGCACTCTGGTGCTGAACACCGGTGCGGTGGGCGCGCCGGCCAACCGTGACCCCCGCGCGCAGTACCTGCTGCTGAGCGTCACAGCGCAGGGCTGGGTGCCGGAGCTCAGAGCGGTGCCGTATGACCGCCAGGGGGTGCTGCGCCGGTTTGAGACCAGCGGCCTGCTGCGCACTGGACTCAGCGCACAGATTTTCCGGGACGAGGTGATTACCGCCCGCAGTCTGTACACCCCGTTCTGGCAGTGGACCGAGGAGGGTGACCTGCCGCGTACGCCATCGACCTGGGCCACGTTTTTGCAACTTTTTCAGTGA